From the genome of Triticum aestivum cultivar Chinese Spring chromosome 1A, IWGSC CS RefSeq v2.1, whole genome shotgun sequence:
caagatggatcagtcaaagaaggagttcttgcctgagttgtaaggtatgaagttaagacttaaagctcgaccatggcagaagaaagaggaaggacgaaggtcgtcccctatgcttttgtcataggctctatacggtatgccatgctgagtaccgcacctgatgtgtgccttgccacatatctggcaagagggtacaaaggtaatctaggagtagatcaccagatagcggtctaaattatccttagaggaataaggatatgtttctcggttatggaggtgataaagagttcgacgtaaagagttacgtcgatgcaagcttaacacctatccggatagctctgagtagagataccggatacgtataatggaatagctccaagtagaacggttatttgaaatggctccaaatatagcgtagtagctgcatccgCAAGATGacatacatacgaatctgaatgttgcagacccgtagactacaacctctctcacaagcataacatgatcaaacccagaactctttgggtgttagtcacatggggatgtgaccttgagtgttaatcacatatcgacgtgaactggattattgactctagtgcaagtgggagactattggaaatatgccctagaggcaataataaattggttattattatattttcttgttcatgataatcgtttattatccatgctataattgtattgataggaaactcagatacatgtgtggatacatagacaacaccatgtccctagtaagcctctagttgactagctcgttgatcaatagatggttacggtttcctgaccatggacattggatgtcgttgataacgggatcacatcattaggagaatgatgtgatgaacaagacccaatcctaagcctagcacaaagatcgtgtagttcgtatgctaaagcttttctgatgtcaagtatcatttccttagaccatgagattgtgcaactcccagataccgtaggaatactttgggtgtgccaaacgtcacaacgtaactgggtggctataaaggtacactacaggtatctccaaaagtgtttgttgggttggcacaaatcgagactgggatttgtcactccgtgtgacggagaggtatctctgggcccactcggtaggacatcatcataatgtgcacaatgtgatcaaggagttgatcacgggatgatgtgttacggaacgagtaaagagacttgccggtaacgagattgaacaaggtatcgggataccgacgatcgaatcttgggcaagtacaataccgctggacaaagggaattgtatacgggattgatcgaatcctcgacatcgtggttcatccgataagatcatcgtggaacatgtgggaaccaacatgggtatccagatcctgctgttggttattgaccggagaacgtctcggtcatgtatgcatggttcccgaacccgtagggtctacacacttaaggttcgatgacgctagggttatataggaagtttgtatgtggttaccgaatgttgttcggagtcccggatgagatcccggatgtcacgaggagttccggaatggtccggaggtaaagatttatatatgggaagtcctgttttggtcaccagaaaagtttcgggttttattggTAACGTaacgggaccaccgggagggtcccgagggtccaccaagtggggccaccagccccggaggcttgcatgggccaagagtgggaagggaccagcccctgagtgggctggtgcgcctcccacaaggcccaaggcgcaactaggaggagaagggggaaaccctaggcacagatgggcctaaggcccaccctagggcgcgcccccctctccccctcttggccgccccctaggggtgggaaccctagagggggcgcaccctcctccccttctcctataaatagtgggggttttgggctgcccaagacaaacgatttgatctctccctggcgcagccctacctctctcctcctcgtctcttgcggtgcttggcgaagccctgctggagtatcacgctccaccaccaccaccacaccgttgtgctgctgctggatggagtcttcctcaacctctccctctctccttgctggatcaaggcatgggagacgtcaccgggctgtacgtgtgttgaacgcggaggtgccgtccgttcggcactaggatctccggtgatttggatcacaacgagtacgactccttcaaccccgttctcttgaacgcttccgcatagcgatctacaagggtatgtagatgcactctccttcctcttgttgctggtttctccatagatagatcttgataacacgtaggaaaattttaaatttctgctacgttacccaacaagttTGAGGGGTTCAAAGCCGTAATATGCGCCGTATGACATGATTTACGTACATGTGCACCCTTGTTTTGTACAGAAAAGAGAAAGTGATAAGAGGTCACATGCCGCGGAGGTAGTGCAAATGTATCAACCTGGGGACTCGTATGATTGTTCATTAAATACATTGTGTGCGTTCTTCGGTCTTCCAAGGCtttaagagcatctacaatcggacTTCTTAAATCCGTCTCAAACGCTCGAACAGGCCGTCTAGCCATTGTCTGGTCATGATTTTTTGACCCAAACGAGTCTCTCATACGGTCCTCAAACGCCCGGACTGGCCGGCACTCTCTATATCCAACCCAAATAAAAGGCAGATATGGGGCACCCGGGTGCATCCGGACACGCCCGCCACGTCGAACTGATGGAAGGGTCCCAGCCGAAAACACCCACAAACCCGGCGGTCCGAAGCTCGTCTCCTTCTTCGGACCGGTGGCGCCGTGTGGTGCAGCTCCGGCGGGCCGTGTAGTGCATTGCCCGACTATTTAAGTCGACCAGCGGCACCGAAACCCTACCATCCATCCACATTTGTCTCCTCCTGTCCGCCGTCGCCCCCACTTTCCACTTCAACCGTCCacctagtagccatgcccccacgccgtcgggtgaggagcgagccctttctgacgccggagcgccggctcaagctccttgagcagatccgggcaAGGCGCGAAGCCTGGATCGCCGCAGGGCTACCTTCGGATGCAGTGGATCCGAAAGAGGAGTTGGAGGAGAAGGAGGgggatgaggaggaggtggaggtggagaaggaggaggaggaggcggaggaggaggatgtggggacACTGGTGACGGGGATCTGCAAGCGGAGCAGCAAgccatcctcgattccctccgGTCAGAGTCCGGTGCGAAGTCAAGACGTCGTCGCCGGCAGGAGATGGAGGTGCAAGAGGCCGCGGACGAGGCGAAGATgttcgcctacatggatgaggtcgagtaggaggaggatgagccggagccctcctacCCGCCCGTCCAGTCGGCGCCCGGCACCGTCGTCGTGGATATCTCCAACGACGAACAGTGGCTAGAGTAGTACATAGATGTAGTATGTAGGATTACTTTGATATGTTTTATACTATGAATTTAGAAGGATGAAATATGAGAAAGACGGATGTAAAATGGTTCATTTGAGGTGCCCGCGGACGCGAGCCGGATTTGCAATGTCCGAGTGTAGATGCTCTAACGACAGCCATTACGCCACTGGCCTGCCCCTGCACAAACCGTTGCTGTCACGCGCACGGAGCGGCGCCGTATTTTGTGTCGCGGCGCACGCACGGAGAAGGTCGCCCGCCACCCCGGGGATTCGCCCTGCCGGCCACGCTTCCATGCATGCACTTCACAGCCGTGCGCCTCGACACTCCGTTACTGCGTGCACGTAACCAGTCTGTACATGTCCGCCTCCCCGACACCGGTTGACCATCGCCCAACTCATCCAGCCGAAACCCCGTCGATTTCGAGCTGGAGGTAGCCACTCCGATCAGGAAATATCTGGACAAGATCCTGAGGCCAACTTCACCGTGTGACTCtatcctgtccggccccgtccgtttgggatAAAAGAGACAAAaaagacggcccagcgcgcgggagcaaacggagttttgtccgctttgtgtccgTTTTCGACACATCCCTGGCCCAAACTTGCGccggttttggggtgaaacggacaacgCGCGGACGGGcggacgcgcgcgcttgtcctcccctggcccgcctgtcggtgggagaaaccaaaAAAACCCCGACGGCCATTTGGCGCCATTTaccccaaaccctcccacgtccctccccccctctcccccgtccatggccgacgccccgccgagttccggcgacctggccgtcgacccgaccgcaaaggtgaagaagaaggcgccaaggaagccgcggtcgaagtacacgccggaggagatcctaagttggacgcggaatcggcgaagaggaggaaaCGGAGAGCGGCCGTCAAGATGAATGCCGCtgcggccaagttcgccgcccagcgcgaggagctggaggccgcgcggcgcaaggccgctgccgacgagaaggaggacttcgtcaacaaagcgcacgccatcctcatgcttggcatgggccgtccgGCGGGGTTCCATGCAGCGaccgtcggcccggcgagcacaggctcgtcggtcgcccggcctatgcactgccagtcgccgacgtcgcgcgccgcgcccatgtcgcccggctttcctccacccaggcacgacggccagacccgtttctcggcGTCGCCGGACGTGGGCTTGTTCGCGCCGTCCACACCACGCCTCGCGGCCGTCATCGGCCTCAACGTGGcgcctgggtccagcagcggcgggcgGCCTTCCGTCGAGATGCAAATGGCCGTCGGGGCgtaggccgctggctttgttgccggtGTGATGAACTCGGGTCGTGAACTGgggcttggcatttgaaacgttcctttttttaaaatagacgcggacaggatggggcaaaaggatgcggccgtgcgctgggcgcacggccaccgcgtcCCAGGACAGTCCCGGACACAACTCCAAATCTCTACCCAAAGGGATAAAAATCGGGTAAAACGGATGTCCGTCTgggatcgcgcggtggagttggcctgaggCGGAGCCCGACGTCGAGGCGAGGCGCACACCCCGACCCAACAAGCCCCACGAACTCCCACACGCAATCCGGCCAATCCCCACGCAACACGGAGGGGCGGCGCCGCAGCAGATTCCAGATCTACTCCACTTCGCACAGTACATGTTCCAGGGCCTGCCAGAGATTCCACCCCACGGACGGGAACGGGATCCAACGGAGAAAACAAAACGGAACGCATGAGCCCAGCCAGAGCCAGCACAAGACATCAATCATTACTCGTTGCATTCTTTAACAATGGAGCAGCAGCAGTACATTAATCTTACAGAAGAAAAAAGAATAGAGTAGAGATTACAAAAATCAGCCCAGCCGAGGGAGCCGCCACGGCACCGGCACATGCACGCCAGCCTTACTATACATACAGTTCCACTCCATGGTGGGGGCAGGAGGCGGTAGTACCCTAAAATACTACGTGCTCCGCCGCTTATTATTGGCGTGGCGTGCCCCCGGTCCCTCCCTCCCCCTGCGTGCATGCATCCCTAGGGCTCACATTACACATTTAACTAGCCCTGGGAGCAACAATGGCTTATTTACTTACCATATTATAACAGTAGTAGTGGTGGTAATACACAATTAAGCATATTAATTTAATGTAATTAATCCAATCCCCATTTGAGAACCCAGCGCCTGCATCTGGAGCTACTTAATTAGTCGGCCATTTTTTGATTTTTAGGGTGCATTTTTCGGAGCAGGTTTTCAGGCGCGCCTTTTGGTGGGCGCGCCCGCGGCGACGCCGGCGTCGGCCTGGGCCTGGGCCTTGGCCTTGTGGGCGGCGGCCTTGGAGCCGCTCCAGTTCCGGCCCTTCCTCTTGGGGTGCGCGGAGCCGGGCGTGGACCGGGGGATGAAGACGCCGGTGCCCTTGCTGCCgcactgttgttgttgttgctgctgaggTTGCTGATGCTGATGCTGCTGCCACGTTCTCCCGGCGTCGCCGGCGCTGTGGTTGGCGCCGTAGCTGGCGGCGTGGTGTAACAGCGTGTAGGCCGGTGGCGCCAACATCGACGGCACATGGGGCGCCATGGACATGGAGAAACCCTGGACGATTCCGAATCAAAAAACGCATAGCTGTTAGTGTCGAGCTGCTGCACATGATCTGATGCGATGCGATCATGCCATCGTGCATGCATGTAGTGACTTACTTAAAAGAAAATTAAGAAAAATCGGGCGTCCAATAGCTGTATAGCAGGTGGCGGCAACTAGCTCATTAAGGTCGCTACTAACTCATGGCAACTTGCGTGCATGCAAAGATTTCATCTCAGCGCTAGCTACTCGATCTTGTCACGTAGCAGGGATTTTATTCTATAAAAAAAGAAACGAAAAGTGCTTGAAACATCATATTTGTACGTAGAGAAAAGAAttttttctgtgtgtgtgtgtgaaaaagGAGGCTTGCCCCCGGCCTACGTAGAGAAAAGAAAAGGGGAGGAAACAGCAAACATGCGGTACGAGTCGCATGATGAAGGGTTTGTGTGCAAGCAATATGGAGTAGACAGATTGGAGGCTAAGCAAAAGTCCAAACTCCAAAGCAACATGGATGGATCACTTGGTCGTATGCAACATGATAAGTGTCTGGACGATCGATTCTACTCCTAATCCTACTAGTAGTTAAAAACAATTGATTCTTTGTCAATCATGTAGGGTGAGTGGTGACTGTGCTACTACTAATTCGCACCGTCTACGTATGGGCGACGGTAACTAAGTATTAGAGTAAACTGGTTACTTAACGAGGGGGTTAAAAGCTACTAGTAATCTTTGGAGCGGTAAAGTACGTGGTAATTACGCAGCGCATGGTAGAGAGAGGGACATGTGCGGCGACGACGCGGATCGTCTACAGCCATGCGTACGTGGGGTTGCGCGGGCGGGCGTACCTTGCAAGCTTCTACTTGAGGAATGGCTAACGAGAGGGACATATGTTTCTTTCTCCGTGGTTCTCAACACGAATGAGTATCACTAAGTGCACTGCACATCAGGGGCTGACCCTTTCCTAGCTGATTAGTTGGTCTCTACTCCTTCCTTACTGGTGATGCCAAGCTCACTTGAGAACTTGAAGCTTACTACAACAGTCCCAGCAAAGAGTGCCGCTCACACACAACTCTTTCAGAATTTCGGTGGATTAAtgcaatccaatccaatccaaccCGATCCAAGCCAAGCAGGCTCTTCATTAGTAGGCTTAAATAAAAAGGATTTGTCCACCGTGGCAGAGGGCCCCACCCGCGGAGCAGGATTTGTGAACAACAACTTACGAAAATGGTCAATTTCACAGAAAAGGTGTTTGGTTTCCTCTAAATGCACCGGCTGTCGTTCACTGACGTGCGCACGAAAGGTACATCCGTGCGCGCCCATGTAAACTCCTGGCTGGCTGATGGCAGATGCTTATCCATCAAAAATTCTGCGCGTAAACGAAATTCTGCGCGTACGCTCATGCAACTGGGCCAGCGACAGGCAGAGGCAGCCACTCCATCCCCGGATCCGCGCCACCACCATCTCAATCAATCAATCATCTAACTAACTACCACCGTAATTCACAGCGGGCGGCGTAAGAACAACACATAGCGCCTGCGCACATGAGGATGCTAGGTAGGTAATTATTGGTGGGACAAGGCTGTTGCTTATGCCAACTGAAGAACTCTTGACATGGTTGGACACCACGAAGGAGGGAGGAACGAACATGGCCGCTCATGCATGAGCTGCCTTGTCTTCTTCAGCTTCGGCTCTCCGCTTTTAATCGGGGCAACGGAAAAGTATGATGGTTTGGTGTGATTTGATTTGGTTTGGCCGTGTGTGCAAGCGCAGCCATGTCGTGCGGCCGTGCTAGCCGCAACTAATACTCCCTTCTAGATACATCTccatttatccattttgatgacaagtatttccggacggagggagtaacaggtACCAAGTTGGTACTGGCGCCACCAACTAACTACCATACCAATCGAGGAGAGAAGAGAAGCCCCTAGCTAGCCAGCCAGCTGCAAGAACCTAACGGAAAGAAGCAGAGCTGACCCacccgatcgatcgatcgagcGAGCGAGCTCGGTACCTCGCCACACACGGCATGCATGTAGATGTAGCCCGCGGGCGGGAGAAATGACAGGGCAGAGCAGTAATAAGCCAGGAAGTAAGTAAGTAACTCACCGGCGGGAGGTGGACGGCGGCGGGGAACTGCGAGGCGGCGaagtcggcctcgtcgtcgtcggtGATGAGGAGGGAAATCCGCTTGCTGAGCTCCGCGAAGAAGAGGTCGTCGTCCAGCTGCATCTCCACCTCCATCTTGCTCCTCTCTTTGGGCTGAGGTTGCTTGCCGGAGTTGGGGCGGTTGCTTGACAGCAGAGGACGGACGGAGAGGTGGAGCAGGGGAACAGAGAGGCTTGGTGAGCTCGGGCGCAGGGGGGCGCTTTAATAAGATTTTTCCAGGGCAAGGGCGAGCTCCCTCGGGGCTGGGCCGGGGTGGGGTGGGGCCGGTGGAGCAGTTGGCCAATCCCTAGTTGGAAAGGTGGTGGGCCCCACGAATGTGCGGGCGCCTGCCGCACACACAATCTGGTCTCTGCGGTGAGGTGCGCCCCACATCATCGCCCCAGACACACGGGGCCCCGCGCGTCAGTAGTATTTCTCTAGTACTCCAttcgtttttatttagttcgcatattagctttggtcaaagtcaagctttacaaattttgaccaagtttatataaaaaatatttaaatatacaataacaaatcaataatattagatttattattaaatatattttcacatcgtatagatttattatgataaattTCTATATTGTTTTTTATAAACTTAATCAaattttacgaagtttgacttcagtcaactctaatatgcagagtataaaaacggagggagtactactagtacatGCTCCGACCccgaaggaaaaaggaaaaaggaaaaggaaaagtgaCCCTGTTGCAGATGGAGGTGGCTGCGATCACGGTGACGACGAGCTGCTCGATCCACTCTATCCGTTTCTGTTTCTGGTCAGACAGGCGGACAGGGACGATGGTTGGATGATGGGTTGGATCTTGGATGGACGGCACTCCACGAATTCGAGCCGTGATCGTTCCAGGCACCGTTCGTTGTCGAGCGAACGGTTCCAACGCCGAATCCATCCGCACAGTGTTTTTATTGGATCTGGATCGTCGGAATCCCAGGAATGAAGTCTGGATCCGGTGACGCCCGCCAGGGCCGCCGGACGGGCGCAACCAATCCTGTGCGCGAGAGAAAGTGAcgggttattattattattatttagttATTATAAGCGCGGGATTATCTTTGTTCCTGGATGGAAtggaggagaggatgagggggctcCGGCGCCGAGTAGGCCACCGAAGCCAGCCGCACCGCGAAACCCGGGCTTCACGACGGCACGCACCGCCGCAGCAGCACCGCATCGTCCGCTGGCTCTGCTTGCCCGCCTGCCCACATGGCCGCATCGCATCGCACTAAACAAGGCATTTAAGTACTAAGTACACCGCCAAATCGCATTTAGGTCTGCAAAATAGTACTATTACTGTAGTACTGCTGCTGTTTTGCAGCCGAGGTGGTGGTGGTAATCATCGTCATCATgagagtggagagggagagggagagggagagggagatccaTTCCAGGAGTCTACAGGGCGGCAACAGTGGTTCCCATCATGGGCCTGGGCAGGGGTTGGCCGCTGCCCCTCGGTTCCTATCCGAAACCCCCGGCCCCGGGGGATTGGATCGGATCGGATTGGATGAACCACCTAGAcctagccagccagccagccaccgAACCGGCGCCGATCAAAGGCAGCGCGCGCTCCACGTCCTGCTCCTCCCACTGGGGCGGGACTGGGGCTGGGCTGGGTGGGGGCGGCCGCCCGAGGCCACTCGCTACGCATTCTGTTTCCATGTGCACGTTACGTTAACCCCACTTCCCTTCCGTCTGAGGAGGGCGCGTACGTACGGCCACGGGCGTACGGCGAGCCGTTTTTGGACGGGAGGAACGACTGGTGATGCCGCGCGCGTGCGCTTCTGTGGCTGCCCGCCGCCCTCCCGTTGGTCCAAGCCGACGTCCTTTGGATTGGATGGATGCTTGCGCGCCGGTGGCTCGTGTGGTGGAGTAACTTGCAGCGCCGCCGCGGGTGCCGACAGGCGACAAGTAGGGGGCTGGCCGGCCGGCAGCTGTGCGCGTTGTGTGCAGGCTGTCAGTGACCAGCGACCAGCTTGGGAGAACGTGTGCCTGCGGGCTTGCGGCTTGGCTGGCACTGGCCGGCAAGTTGCAACACAGGATGCATGCGAGTACCTACCTGCAGCAACGGTGGGTCGGGATTGTGAGCATCCCTCGGCACGTTACCACGGCCCATGCATGAGCAGTCGGCAGAGTAGACGATTGCTGCCGTGCGTACGAGAGCAGTAGGGTTTCCCAGGTATTTCTGTCGGCACTGTTTTTTTCGAGAAAACAGCAAGAGCTCTGCCTTTGCATTAAGAAGAAGTGAATTGGCCAGTTTATAAGGAAAATTGGCCGAAAATCGATATATCGATACACACCAGCCCCGAGACTGCGTACCTAACGAGCCGACTTCCCTGTCACCCAAACGACCAAAGTTGCCACTCCACCACACGACCTGGAGCCGCCACTCCAGCTTACAAACGACATAAACTCACACACGTCGGCCCCGAGGCCGCACTCCACACGAGTCGACGACTCTGTCGTCCACACGACCAAAACCGACACTCCACAGCACAGAGGTGCTCTCTGGAGCCGCCGCTCCGACTTTTCCACCGGCCCCGAGGTTGCGCTCCGCCTGAGCTGACGACGCTGCCGCCCACGCGACCAGATCCGACACTCCACAACATAGCTttccggagccgccgctccgacaTCCTCACCGGCCCCGAGGCCACGCGCACGCCTGGCCGACGATGAACCCGCAAAGCCACCCGAGCCACCGTGAACTGACGAAGGACCAGACCTCCAACGCGTCGCCCCCAAGAAGGAAGCGACAAGTATGCCGCCGACGCCCGCTCCGACCAAAGGTCGAAAACTTGGGTTTTCACCTGGAGAGCTCGAGACCGAGGCGACAATGGTGGTGAAGGGGCTCCACGACAACGCCTCTAAGGAGGGAACGACGTCCTAGGACGCCGTCAACGTCGGCAACGACCGAGGTCGAGCTAGGCTTTCGCCCGGAGCTCACCAAATCCATTCTCACCGTAGTCTGCCCAGCAAGCCGTCTCCGACATCAAGCCGGCCGTCATCGTCCAAGCCACATGACCAAGCACGCAGAGCAGCACACCGCCGCCAACCATCACCGGCTGCAGAAACCACTGCAGCCCATCTCCCTCCACAGCGGCGTCGCGGATCTGGGCCATCCGCACAACAACACACCACCATGGAGTCCCCCGCCAGCTGCCGCCGAGGCCACCTGCGGCCGCCCAGCACGCAGGGCAGCACCATCGCTGCCCTGACCCCACGCACCTCCccgcctgtcacaccctagctagccatgcattagagtgttgcatcatgtttactctttcatcagaaacctgaaatggggatgacagaaccccgaGTTCCccctgaaaccaattagggtttactaaaaactttttcaatgaacctgaaatgcccttctaaaatgcccatcatttttgtcttggttcagaacctctgccaaaagtgatgcacattttcctaggccatcttagggtttttgaattaaatcataaatatttgaatttgggcatttaaaattatataaaatatttaaatgctcaagtatctccaaactaaaatgtttcatgttggaaataatccaactatggaccaggagtagtttggtgattttaggagttgcctaagtattttatttaattcaacaaagttgcaggagtattaaaaaaacagaaaacagaaagaaaatggaaaaacttacctgacgcctgctcccggcccacctgccggcccagcccagcgccgctccagcgagctgcttgccggccaggcaggcaggcaggtgcccgac
Proteins encoded in this window:
- the LOC123054798 gene encoding uncharacterized protein, producing MEVEMQLDDDLFFAELSKRISLLITDDDEADFAASQFPAAVHLPPGFSMSMAPHVPSMLAPPAYTLLHHAASYGANHSAGDAGRTWQQHQHQQPQQQQQQQCGSKGTGVFIPRSTPGSAHPKRKGRNWSGSKAAAHKAKAQAQADAGVAAGAPTKRRA